Genomic window (Granulicella arctica):
GTTACGGCTCCGACATGCCCGAGGCCAGTCTTCCCTCCCGCTTCCTCGAAGAGGTGCCAGCACACCTCATCGAAGATCTTGGCAGCCCCGCAGCCCGTCCGCAGTTCTCCGGCTCCTCTTATGCGACTCCTTATCCTCAAAAAAACCGCTACGGCCGCGACGGAGCCGAAGCTGGCGACCGGCACTACAGCTACGAAGATGAAGACCAGACCGCATCCGGCAGCGCGCCGTCCGGCAACAAGTTTTCGTCGACTGGCATTGCTCCCGGCTCGAAATCAATCTCCTCTGCAGGCTCGATCGACAACATCGCCAGCTTCTTCGCAGCCCGGGGGCAGAAGATTTCAAGGCCCAAACTCGCCATCCCCGAACCGACCGGAAAGACCGGTCTCAAGAAGGGTTCTCGTGTCCGCCATCCGAAATATGGGGAGGGCACCGTCTTTCAGCGAGAAGGAGATGGGGATGACGCGAAGATTACAGTACAATTTCAACAGCACGGCGTGAAGAAGCTGGTGGAGAAGTTCGCCCAGCTGGAACGTCTGTAGCGAGAACTCAAAAACAAGATCCTTTGTTTATTTTCTTTAGAAAGTTTGTAACCCATCATGGCGAACACCAAGAGCATCACCGATACCCTCGAGCGTAAGAAGATCAAGCGCGCCGCACGCAAGGCAGCACCACCGAAGGCAGCACGTACCGGAGCCCGCGGCGAAAACAAGGCCAAGATCAAGAAGGCTGCTCGCGGAACAAGCAAGCGCTAGTCGCTGACCGGCAGGGCCCTTCCACTCCCACGGGATCGCGAAGGGCTCCCGTTATCCGGTCAGGATAGGAAGTGCATGGCTTTCATGCCGTGCTACAAACCTCTCCAAATATAAGGTCTGCACGAAAGACGAGACACCAGTCGCGCCTTTCGTGCGGACCTGCGTCTCGCTGTAGCCTCTCACCTTAGCCTGTAAACGCTTTATAGTTGTGCCTTTTCACTCGGTAAGCGATAGTACGCATAGCACTTCCCAAAATCATTGAGGAGCACGCGCACTGGGCAGGCAGATCTTTGCAACTAAATCGATCGACAAACTGATTGCTGAGTCAGAGCGGCCGGAGCACGCACTCAAGAAAACCCTGGGCCCCGTCTCGCTCACCGCCCTCGGCATTGGTGCTGTGATCGGCTCCGGCATCTTCACGGTCATCGGCACGGCTATCGGCGGCAATCCTTCCAAGACAGCCACGTGGGCAGCCTCGCCCATCATCGATCTCATCCTGCATCACGGAGCTGTTGCTGGTCGTCCCGGTGCTGGCCCGGCGCTGGCCATATCGCTGGTCCTGGTCGCCATTGTCTGCGCGCTTACAGGGCTTTGCTATGCCGAACTAGCCAGCATGATTCCCATCGCTGGCTCGGCGTACACCTACACCTACGCCACTCTCGGCGAGTTGATCGCCTGGATCATCGGCTGGGACCTCATCCTCGAGTACGCCTTCTCCAACATGAGCGTCTCAGTGGGTTTTGCCGCGCACATCGTCGACCTGCTCGATTGGCTCAACATCCATCTTGATCCGAAGTGGCTCTCGCCGGCCTATCTTCCCCTCGGCTTGCAGGATCTCGCCGGTAAAGACATCTTCCCCGCAGGCTGGCACTTCGGCTTCGACTTCCCTGCCTTCGTCGTTGTGCTGCTCCTTACCGTCGTTCTCGTCCGAGGGATTCGCGAGTCCGCGCGCACCAACAACATCATGGTGCTGGTCAAGACGGTCGCTATCCTCGTCTTCATCTTCTTCGGCATCAGCTTCATCCATCCGGCGAACTATCACCCGTTCTCGCCGAACGGCTTCAGTGGCGTTCTTGCTGGTGGATCGATCATCTTCTTTACCTATATCGGCTTCGACTCCGTCTCGACCGCCTCGGAAGAGTGCAAGAACCCTCGCCGCGATGTGCCAATCGGCATTATTGCCACGCTGATCGTCTGCACCATTCTCTACATCGGGGTAGCTGCCGTGCTCACCGGAATGGTTCCGTGGGCCTCGGTCGCAGGCGATGGAGCGCCCGTCGTCAACGCCCTCAAGCGTGTCTCGCTCCAGCCTGGCGGAGGACGACTGCACTGGGTTCGGCTCGTCGTCCTGTTAGGTGCCATTGTGGGGATGATCAGCTCTATCCTCGTCTTCCAGCTTGGACAGGCTCGCGTCTGGTTCGCTATGAGCCGCGACAGGCTTCTTCCCGACGTCTTCTCGAAGCTCCATCCGCGCTATCGCACTCCTGCATTCGCTACGTGGTTTGCCGGAATCCTGGTCGCCGTTCCTTCGGGCCTCTTCGATGTTGGCACCTTTGCCGAGATGTCGAACATCGGCACGCTCTTTGCCTTCGTCCTTGTCTCGATCGGCGTCATTGTCC
Coding sequences:
- a CDS encoding amino acid permease — protein: MIAESERPEHALKKTLGPVSLTALGIGAVIGSGIFTVIGTAIGGNPSKTATWAASPIIDLILHHGAVAGRPGAGPALAISLVLVAIVCALTGLCYAELASMIPIAGSAYTYTYATLGELIAWIIGWDLILEYAFSNMSVSVGFAAHIVDLLDWLNIHLDPKWLSPAYLPLGLQDLAGKDIFPAGWHFGFDFPAFVVVLLLTVVLVRGIRESARTNNIMVLVKTVAILVFIFFGISFIHPANYHPFSPNGFSGVLAGGSIIFFTYIGFDSVSTASEECKNPRRDVPIGIIATLIVCTILYIGVAAVLTGMVPWASVAGDGAPVVNALKRVSLQPGGGRLHWVRLVVLLGAIVGMISSILVFQLGQARVWFAMSRDRLLPDVFSKLHPRYRTPAFATWFAGILVAVPSGLFDVGTFAEMSNIGTLFAFVLVSIGVIVLRAKDPKRHRGFRVPFGPIIPILSTLFCILLMAGLPAITWVRFFVWLIIGLFVYVFYSRKRSEFYRS